Part of the Niallia alba genome is shown below.
GCAGTAGTTTGCGTATTAATTAAGATAGTTTTTTTTTGTTAAAAACAAGGAGGAGATTCAATGAAAAGAATAGCATCTATTATGTTTATTAAACCCGGATATGAAAACGAATACAAAAATAGGCATGATGAACTTTGGCCAGAAATGGAGGAAGCGTTGAAACAGCATGGTGCCACCAATTATTCTATTTACCTTCATCGTGAATCGCAAGTGTTATTTGCTTATTTAGAAGTAGCGGATGAAGAGACATATGAACTTATCTCCCAAACAGCAATATGCAGAAAATGGTGGAAATACATGGCGCCAATAATGGAAACAAATGAAGATTATAGTCCTGTAACCCATAAATTAGAAGAAGTTTTTCATTTAGACTAAGCAGAAAATTATCCATGAAGGGGAACGGATTATGAGAGCTGAAATTTGAGGGAAATCTGGAGTAATTTACAATGGATTATTCAAAGGAAAAAAATGTAGTAGTATGGAAAAAAACTACACAAAATAAATAATGATTTATAAAAGGAATAGCAATAAGAGTAAAATTATTTCGAGAAGTAGTAAAGATTGTACATTGTTGATAGGTAATGAAATTCCTATAATGAGAGTATAGTAACCATAGAGAAAGAGAGGGCTTATTAACATTTTTTCTAAAAATGAAAACCTTTTCTTTTTTTGGAGTTGGCTGATTCGAATAAAAGGAGTTGTGCAATTATAATGAGTGATAACGAAAAATGGCTTGAAGAAGCTTGGGAGTTTGTAATAGAGAAAACAACTCGAAATAATGAAACGATTGGTGCGAATTTTCCACATGCAAGTGTAGACAAGAAATATGTATTGGAAGATCCTGAATGGTGGACTGCTGGTTTCTGGCCAGGACTTTTATGGCAGGTATATCAAGAAAATAAGGATGACGCACTTAGAAAAACGGCAGAACAGTGTGAAGCGAACTTGGATTATTTATTGTCTGATTCAGAAAAATTAGATCATGATATGGGGTTTATGTGGACGCTGACGAGTCTAGCAAATTATAAACTTACTGGTAATAAGGAATCAAGAAGAAGAGGTTTATTAGCAGCCAATTTTTTATTAGGTAGATTTAATGCACAGGGCAATTATATTCGTGCATGGAATGCTTGGTCAAAGAAGGAGGATAACCGAGGCGTTGCAATAATTGATTGCATGATGAATCTTCCATTGTTATATTGGGCTTCAGAAGAAACTGGGGACCCGCGTTTCAAAATAGCTGCCGAAAAGCATGCAGAAACTGTTAAAAAGCATTTTATTCAGCCAGATGGTTCTGTGCATCATATTGTTGTCTTTGATCCAGAAACAGGCGAAGTAGTAGATAAGCTTGGTGGTCAAGGCTATGCACCAGATAGTGCTTGGTCAAGAGGAACTGCTTGGGCATTATATGGTTTGACTCTTTCCTATTTGCATACTAATAATATAGAATTTTTATATGCGGCAAAATCAGTTTCCCATTTCTTTCTTTCTAATCTTCGTCCAAATGAATGTCCAGCTTGGGATTTTCGTATTCCTGAAGACGGAGAAAAACGATATTCCTACCCTGATTCATCGGCAGGTTCGATTGCAGCTTGTGGGTTACTCATGCTTGGGAAACTTGTAACTGATTTTGAAAAGCCAATATATCAGGAGGCAGGAGCAAATTTATTAAAAACTCTCTACACTACTTGTGCTACAAAAGAAGACAAAGAAGAGGAAGGTTTACTAAATAACGGAACAAGTCATTTTCCAGAGCAAAAGAATGTGGATGTTCCTTTAATTTATGGAGACTATTTTTTTGTTGAGGCTCTTAACGTATTGCGGCAAAAGGATGTTTTATTTTGGTGATAATTAAGTGGGTATGAAGAGTATAAGTAACTTTGTTATCAGTGGGAGTTAAATTCCCACTGATTTTTTGTATTTATCCTTTATAGTAAGTAAATGCAATATAAACTAGTTAGTATATTTCGTTTAAATGTAATCTTTTCTCAAGGGTCCTTCATAGTTCCGGGTCTTTTATATCCATTTAAAAAGTTGGCTTTTTCCATTTTTTGATAAGTAAGAGTAGTTTGCTATAATTTTTCTAACAATATAGGTTTATGACGATTCTATCTGGGTATATAATACTATATAATTGATTAACTTCATATTATGGAGAAAGATATAAAGGTAGAAAGCTTTGATTAATCAACTTATTTGGGCGCTTTGTTGATTATGAGCTACTAGCGCAACCGGCTAACCAAACTATCCTTGTTTGTTTTGTTAGTCTTTTTTTATGGACACAAAAGAGTCATATTTCTAATGAATGTTCAGTTCCAGCATCAATGTGCCGACAAACATCAAATCTTCGTTTCTTGTAAATATGTATTAACGATATTTGTCGATTATAAGGAGCTTGTGCTTTTCTAAAAATGGGGGGCAACATATGAGTGAACATATTAGCTATCAAACGATAGTAATACAGGATCATACAGAGAAAGAATGGAAAGATAAATTAAATAAGGATTTAAGAGATTGGTTGTCTGAGGATTTTATGCTTAGTGTGGGAATCGGTGAAGCTGTAAATAATGCTATTGAACATGGGGAGTTTCCTGTTATTTTAGAACTACAATATACAAAGCATACTGTCGATATGCGGATTAAAGATCATGGAAAAGGATTTAATGTGGCAAAGAAATTTCATGATATCGAAAAATATGGTACAGAAAAGCTTTTGAGTGATATTGTGCTTGAGGAACGAGGAAGAGGTATTTTAATGATGATGAAAATCTTTCAAAAAGTGCACTATAATGAAAGAGGCAACGAAGTATTTTTATGGAGAGAAAGGAGGGAAAATGCAGAAGCCATATAATTGTAGAGAGAATGATTATTTTGTTAGGACTGTTCCTTTATGAGCAGTCCTATTTGCGTTTGGGTGAAATGAAATATTGTCATTTTTTTCTATAATCTACTGATTTCTATAAATGAATCGTTTATTATTAGTATATTACGGTAAAAAAGTAGTTTGGGAGAGGGTAGGAATAACATCATGGAGAAAGTGACCTATAGCAACATCCATAAGGAAGGAAATCAAATAAAGGAAACTACTAATTGGATACATATTCATAATGCAGAAATGCTCCTTCAGTATGACAGTAATTACATCCAATTTAAAGCAATGCCTACAATAATGGAATTTGAGCTGGTAGAAGAATACCTGAAAGAGTTTCATCAAAGAACTGGGCAGAAGCATCTTAAATTTATTTTTCCAGAAAATCAAAAATTTACGAAAGAGCTACTAGACCATATTGTTCGTAACCTTCACTATGATGTGGGATTGACGGAGCTTTATGCAATTGATCCCAGTGAATTTCCTGCATTGTCGCATATAGAGGAGATTCTGATTAAGGAAGTAACGGAGGATAATTTTGAGGATTATTTACAATTGGAATATAATCAGGATTTAGAATATGGAATAGATTTTGCTAAAGGCAAAACAGAAATCTATCGGAAAAATTTTAAAAATCCTCAATTTTTGCAAGTAATAGCTTATTATAAAGGAAAAGCAGCTGGTGCTTTAGAAGTAATTATAGCAGATAAAACGGTCGAAATTGACGGAATTTTTGTAATTGAAGCATATCAACGAAAAGGGATTGCCGCTCGAATGCAAAAAATGGTGATGGATTTATTTCCAAATAAGACCATCATTTTATTAGCAGATGGAGAGGATACGCCAAAAGAAATGTATAAAATGCAAAACTATCAAAAACAAGGATTTCAATATGAAGCATTGAAGGAAAATTTCCATGCTTAAAAAGAAAAAGGAGTAGATTGATTTGAATGAGCCGATGCTTGTCTATCGTGGACAATATGTGGAAAGTACACATACTATTCATGTTGCTGTAGTAAATAAAGAAGGTAGATTACTATATTCCTATGGAAATCCAAATAGGATGACATTTCCTAGGTCGTCGATGAAGCCATTTCAAGCGATTCCGCTTTTAGAAACAGGAGCTGCAGATACCTATTCTTATAATAATGCTGAAATAGCAATTGCTTGCGCTTCTCACGCAGGAGAATCCTTCCATAGAGAAACCATTCTTCAGCTGTTAGAAAGACTAGGCATTAAGGAAGATCATCTGCAATGTGGAACCCATACACCATGGAACTTAACAAGCTATAAAGAGTTGTTGCGAAATGGGGGAGATGTGACACCTGTTTTCAGTAATTGTTCTGGTAAGCATACTGGTATGCTGGCAACTGCTATTCACATGAAAGAAGATATCTCCACTTATCGGGAAATAGAGCATCCACATCAACAACGAATTTTAGAGGCGATTGAAGACATATGTGATTTTCCGAAAGAAAATATAAAGCTTAGTGTAGATGGTTGTGGCGTACCAGTCCATCAATTACCTCTATATCATACAGCACTTGGTTATGCAAGACTAGCAAGCCCAGATGCTATTAAATCCGAAGAGCGCAGAAATATAGTGAAACGGATAAGAGATAGCATGATGGAATTTCCTGAAATGGTTGGTGGTACAAGGAGATTTGATACGGACTTAATGACTGCATATCAAGGACAGATTGTTTCAAAAGCAGGTGCTGAGGCCGTTCAGTGTATGGGGCTTGTTGAAGAAGGAATCGGAATTGCGATTAAGGTGGAAGATGGGGGAGCACGAGCAGTAAATGTTGCAGCAATGGAGGTACTAAGTCAGCTAGGCTATAAAGAGGAGAAAATTTTTGCTGATTTAGAAAGATATGTGCATGCTCCAGTGCTCAATGCAAGAAAAGAAAAAATTGGCGAAATACGTGCAAATTTCGCTTTGGAAAAGAGAATCTGATTTGAAAAAATGATACAAAGGAGTAGAGAGATTGAAACATTATTTGAACGTAACAGAAGGAAAAAATAAATGGCCGCGCTATTTATTTTCCATTTTATTGGCTGTTGGCTTTATGATAGCAGGTTCCATTATTTATTTTATTATTGAGTTACTGCGCGTGGAGTTAGATGGGAACGATGCTACATATTTGGATCTAGATACAGGAATGGTAGTTGGCGGAAATGGCACTATCAGCTTATTATTGACACATATTATTTATATCATTTCTTTAGTTGGTCTATGGATTGGAGTACGTTTTATTCACAAAAGAAAATTCCGGACATTGATTACTGGCGAAAAAAGAGTGAATTGGAAAAAGATAGGCTGGGGATTTGCCGTATTTACTGGACTATTCCTAGTTACATCAGGTTTGGATTTCTTAATAAATGCAGCTGATTATACATGGAATAATGTTTCATTTTCTGAGTATGTCTATTTATTCCTTGTCGTAATTCTGTTTGTTCCGATTCAAACGACGGTAGAAGAGCTTTTATTTAGGGGATTATTGCTACAATGGGTTGGAAAAAAATTGAAGAATCCCGTTCTATTAGCACTTATTGTGGGACTGATTTTTGGATCCTTGCATTTTGCAAATCCTGAAATGAATCATTCTGCACTATTAGTGGGATTAGATTATTTGTTTGTAGGATTTGCTCTAACCTTTATAGCTGTAAAAACAGGCAGTTTAGAGTTATCTATTGGTGCACATGCGGCGAATAATATGATGATCTTCTTATTATTTACATACGATGATTCTGTTGCAGGAGATATCCCAAGTCTTTTTAGAATTATCGATACAAGTCCATTGTATTCCTTAATCTGGTCGATTGTCATTTTTGTTTCTTTTTATTTGTTGATTAGGAAAAAATATGGAGTAAAATAAATGTTTCTTTTATTTTGGCTATTTTCGTAAAGTTTGTTGCTATGACCCGCAGCCTGAATACACTCCGCTTTCCGTGGGGCTCGCGCTGTGCCGCGGTCTGCTTCCCCCTGCAGGGTCTCAGGCTGTCTCGCTAATCCCACAGGAGTCTACGTGTATTCAGGCTGCTCAGATTTCCTCATTAATTGATTTTTTCTATTGAGAAAGCAACAATCTTTTAGAAAACAGCCTTTATTTTTAAATAAAGAGAATAGGACGAAGAAAAAATAGTCTTTATTGGTAAGGCTATTTTTTTCTATTAATATGGTCTATTAAAATAAGGAAAAGGAACAAATGTTCTGAAATGAGTCTTAAGCCTCTTATTAATATAATTCAGAATTGTTAAAATTATCTTTGTGTTATTCATTCTATTATTAGGAGGCTGTTATATGAAAAAAGAATGTAGAGTAATTCCTTATCAAGTGAAAGAGGTAGTTGACCTATCAACAGAAATACCAAAAGGAATTGAACTAATTCAGGCACCTGATTTATGGAATAAAACAAAAGGAAAAGGGATTACCATTGCTATCTTGGATACTGGGTGTGATATTAATCATCCAGATTTACAAGAACGTATTATAGGTGGTAAAAACTTTACGGATGATGACAATGGAAATTCAGAAATTTATATGGATTATAATGGGCATGGGACACATGTTGCTGGAACAATTGGAGCGTCTGGAAGTGACAGTGGATTAACAGGAGTAGCGCCAGAAGTTTCTCTTTTAATTGTAAAAGTTTTAAATGGACAAGGTTCCGGGCAATATGATTGGATTATAAATGGAATCTA
Proteins encoded:
- the rhaM gene encoding L-rhamnose mutarotase, with translation MKRIASIMFIKPGYENEYKNRHDELWPEMEEALKQHGATNYSIYLHRESQVLFAYLEVADEETYELISQTAICRKWWKYMAPIMETNEDYSPVTHKLEEVFHLD
- a CDS encoding glycoside hydrolase family 88 protein, with translation MSDNEKWLEEAWEFVIEKTTRNNETIGANFPHASVDKKYVLEDPEWWTAGFWPGLLWQVYQENKDDALRKTAEQCEANLDYLLSDSEKLDHDMGFMWTLTSLANYKLTGNKESRRRGLLAANFLLGRFNAQGNYIRAWNAWSKKEDNRGVAIIDCMMNLPLLYWASEETGDPRFKIAAEKHAETVKKHFIQPDGSVHHIVVFDPETGEVVDKLGGQGYAPDSAWSRGTAWALYGLTLSYLHTNNIEFLYAAKSVSHFFLSNLRPNECPAWDFRIPEDGEKRYSYPDSSAGSIAACGLLMLGKLVTDFEKPIYQEAGANLLKTLYTTCATKEDKEEEGLLNNGTSHFPEQKNVDVPLIYGDYFFVEALNVLRQKDVLFW
- a CDS encoding ATP-binding protein yields the protein MSEHISYQTIVIQDHTEKEWKDKLNKDLRDWLSEDFMLSVGIGEAVNNAIEHGEFPVILELQYTKHTVDMRIKDHGKGFNVAKKFHDIEKYGTEKLLSDIVLEERGRGILMMMKIFQKVHYNERGNEVFLWRERRENAEAI
- a CDS encoding GNAT family N-acetyltransferase, encoding MEKVTYSNIHKEGNQIKETTNWIHIHNAEMLLQYDSNYIQFKAMPTIMEFELVEEYLKEFHQRTGQKHLKFIFPENQKFTKELLDHIVRNLHYDVGLTELYAIDPSEFPALSHIEEILIKEVTEDNFEDYLQLEYNQDLEYGIDFAKGKTEIYRKNFKNPQFLQVIAYYKGKAAGALEVIIADKTVEIDGIFVIEAYQRKGIAARMQKMVMDLFPNKTIILLADGEDTPKEMYKMQNYQKQGFQYEALKENFHA
- a CDS encoding asparaginase, whose product is MNEPMLVYRGQYVESTHTIHVAVVNKEGRLLYSYGNPNRMTFPRSSMKPFQAIPLLETGAADTYSYNNAEIAIACASHAGESFHRETILQLLERLGIKEDHLQCGTHTPWNLTSYKELLRNGGDVTPVFSNCSGKHTGMLATAIHMKEDISTYREIEHPHQQRILEAIEDICDFPKENIKLSVDGCGVPVHQLPLYHTALGYARLASPDAIKSEERRNIVKRIRDSMMEFPEMVGGTRRFDTDLMTAYQGQIVSKAGAEAVQCMGLVEEGIGIAIKVEDGGARAVNVAAMEVLSQLGYKEEKIFADLERYVHAPVLNARKEKIGEIRANFALEKRI
- a CDS encoding CPBP family intramembrane glutamic endopeptidase, with amino-acid sequence MKHYLNVTEGKNKWPRYLFSILLAVGFMIAGSIIYFIIELLRVELDGNDATYLDLDTGMVVGGNGTISLLLTHIIYIISLVGLWIGVRFIHKRKFRTLITGEKRVNWKKIGWGFAVFTGLFLVTSGLDFLINAADYTWNNVSFSEYVYLFLVVILFVPIQTTVEELLFRGLLLQWVGKKLKNPVLLALIVGLIFGSLHFANPEMNHSALLVGLDYLFVGFALTFIAVKTGSLELSIGAHAANNMMIFLLFTYDDSVAGDIPSLFRIIDTSPLYSLIWSIVIFVSFYLLIRKKYGVK